A DNA window from Ipomoea triloba cultivar NCNSP0323 chromosome 10, ASM357664v1 contains the following coding sequences:
- the LOC116032216 gene encoding uncharacterized protein LOC116032216, protein MTYYYDPYRRSAASSFLDAFSLNPLPYPVLLILAVIGIFLGLQWYVSYEEVVESAEEGFGWLLLVVPLVLILAVRWLSSMETPEWLFWGSSPWDRRRKMMYFGSSSEGSSPWGVAALIILLLFLLQFQSTFLDMWSL, encoded by the coding sequence ATGACGTACTACTACGATCCTTACAGAAGAAGCGCGGCGTCGTCTTTCCTGGACGCCTTTTCTCTGAATCCTCTCCCGTACCCGGTTCTTCTAATCCTAGCAGTGATCGGCATCTTTCTGGGTCTCCAATGGTACGTGTCGTACGAGGAAGTGGTGGAGTCCGCGGAGGAAGGGTTTGGTTGGTTGCTACTGGTGGTGCCGCTGGTGTTGATACTAGCCGTGCGGTGGCTGTCGAGTATGGAGACTCCGGAGTGGCTGTTCTGGGGGTCGTCGCCGTGGGACCGCCGTAGGAAGATGATGTATTTCGGGTCGTCTTCAGAAGGAAGCTCGCCCTGGGGCGTGGCTGCGTTGATCATCTTGTTACTCTTCTTGCTCCAGTTCCAGTCTACTTTTCTTGATATGTGGTCTCTGTAG
- the LOC116032214 gene encoding uncharacterized protein LOC116032214: MADYQSERTKKMKKTKKRKLSSSSGEELYPQPVKSSRIDISEPENIAPLVSGAEADDTETSLHLRDDPPWRNLQLIISLQNKDISPSMKVELAFHYVKTRTSEGAVGNSDSSEESESVSFPRVLVFLNNWVQTVMILSVKTISSEGNKNQLEIAASCLDDRCWQVFRFCLEESKKLHVALSFSRDFLRVIQCISRDALSRLNAASLCKESGLSGEEFEFYSTVLDCISLVFTSHMGISNENLDLWVSVINTVLELIQKVFTFKLEHAKTGIFVLQLSYYVHEAFAKFLRVHPTRKNGFRDFVDKLLEPLLLLWDLLHLHTCKSSPHLIRDLLKLIEEVLSHGLFHPMHIEGFFDLQSTARYKTIDHKDMEIQKAAIKSYHRHFFDALEKTISRKNASAIGGLGVLLRLFISCISKNRGLSVGKDGYTSESSSRSSLVSGKSHCTSGLNAETRKLSFDFFVQIMEYFLSEFNTYLQAELEDGDMLLDAHCKLRSANKILFALMHARVYARTEDITEGACLNFLRLVYDRIISLSSKIISIIQTPFASDKSEVLVLIAKEVVHAVHYLLDIDYDAIGDNLERLWRTVFCFTAFSYSLMDVPDQNMLTSEIQKLGCKLVHLYSELRQVNTAIFSLCKAARDMVSFSPDRNIQTYKASFANPFSMFLCCPEFRLSIGSAIKSVPEGQASGCIRELIADISESLEWIKAASLFPDKTDQRKQIPHISGLQCFDLQIELLGRSLSEVYALILDSLTVTTGNSSLVSISVKDLMALIGTNLSSLVSEKVNSVDDFLSVVLGRTLDKGTGSGDWVMSTHWILVFFFRIYLSSRSLQRQSISLLAPNISKKMSGKMGDSFTAYSGSEWLESTGLIDEGYFSWIIKPSAPLLAVINIVSDVYLRDAVTDCSPLIYVMNAMALQRLVDLNRQIRSIDYLLLKNDNLTHSKIVDDAGLSFSCKDTRKWKMLVSDLRHEAASLTKFIMGYLKLVAKNQLYIPSSDDASSKDIFLQHAHKIEAWDLAIGSLNEKSVPSAVWWILCQNIDVWCTHASKKYLKKFLSILVHSSIPCLSTELNENKIHIKRMATTREVNISQISLEVLGNSVLYEQRFVRRNMTSILCQTLEKSVASLFSSLGDANLDSPPDWRKVVDALEDSSAMALRDKNRKNTHLLWIEALSHLFNLPAEQSEKKLSPFHKIEFTTCQTVLNLLSWIPKGYLSSKSFSRYATSILNLEWLVVGSLLGWPDSLTSFECCELLKLFVSCRRAFKYLLMASFEEREGCQSTLSHVLSDLSFPSIWLMKSLVTVIGFENAFSEDFASQVEHMMFSLMDHTSNVFWTVAKDQFECAILSLTSAEKHCDESPTAIEHQDSDLDEHQPPPSSPFNEDALKSIAVLAETLNEHINRSLDSLNGFLSKNKEVLAVSQELKKVSSTISCFQGFLWGLASALNDMDAEDCCLNTTLSRFKSESMFKIKSCIDRCTDFINNIVHLLLLEGDQLHQNLSNAQGPTTTLPATDIMNEGIQTFVSMNSQPIGVRGDSNYCGSGKMSPQINTDLEALLARVGTEQRCVRKPLLQALLKGENAEAAFCLRQLFLASSAVLRLNLWINHTALSWSLIPYLIQISESLLLEFASDVGVVQPFSLVCLYGVVKFLEELGKYFPLLNPSSSRNLYIKVIDLHLRAIGKCICLQGKGVTLATEETESSSKMLNFRVEFDPMESHWTYNLGELKSQLRGSFRTFVGKASELHLLSVVQAIERAVVGVQEGCMVNYEVCTRISDGGMVSSNVAAGIECLNLVLESATGRKRLALVKRHIQSLVSCLINVVLHLQGRNVFCMSVDSSDCFAHPDSGYVILLCIEVLIKICAKRAFFQLEKCHIAQLLRLPAAIFQNLFQLKEFPRVSTVGVIDESSRRDSSYAIYQQFLLKLYAGCCQLLCTVLKHHKSETQCCIALLDDSVSKLLHCLEMDTDSTVLGSHFIREVQDGVKCAGFLRRIYEEVRQQKDVYNRNSFQFLSAYIWVYCGYGPQKAGIRREIDEALRPGIFALIDICSTEDLQYLHTVFGEGPCRSVLASLQQDYKLNFQYEGKV, encoded by the exons GTTATCAAGTTCCAGTGGAGAAGAATTGTATCCACAGCCTGTTAAAAGCTCCCGTATTGACATATCGGAGCCGGAAAATATTGCTCCTTTAGTGTCCGGAGCTGAAGCAGATGACACGGAAACGAGTTTACACCTTCGAGATGATCCACCATGGAGGAACCTACAGCTCATCATCTCTCTGCAGAATAAAGATATTTCTCCTTCAAT GAAGGTGGAGCTTGCATTTCATTATGTGAAAACGAGGACAAGCGAGGGAGCGGTTGGAAATTCTGATAGCAGTGAAGAATCAGAATCGGTTAGCTTTCCCAGAGTACTTGTTTTCCTCAACAATTGGGTCCAGACAGTGATGATCTTGTCTGTAAAAACAATTAGCTCCGAGGGGAACAAAAATCAGTTGGAAATTGCTGCTTCATGTTTAGATGATAGATGCTGGCAGGTTTTCAGGTTCTGCTTGGAGGAATCAAAAAAGCTGCATGTTGCATTGAGTTTCTCAAGAGACTTCTTACGGGTTATTCAGTGCATTTCAAGGGATGCATTGTCACGTCTAAACGCTGCTTCTTTGTGCAAGGAATCAGGGCTGAGTGGGGAGGAGTTTGAGTTTTACAGTACGGTGCTTGACTGTATATCATTGGTCTTCACATCTCATATGGGAATTTCTAATGAAAATCTGGACTTATGGGTTTCAGTTATTAATACTGTTTTAGAACTCATCCAAAAGGTTTTTACCTTCAAGCTTGAGCACGCCAAGACTGGAATATTTGTCTTGCAATTATCCTATTATGTGCATGAGGCATTTGCAAAATTTCTAAGGGTACATCCAACACGTAAGAATGGCTTCCGGGACTTTGTTGATAAGCTTCTTGAGCCTCTGCTGCTTTTGTGGGATTTGTTGCATCTTCATACTTGTAAAAGCAGTCCCCACTTGATAAGAGATCTATTAAAGTTGATTGAAGAAGTTTTGTCTCATGGGTTGTTCCACCCAATGCACATCGAGGGGTTTTTTGATCTGCAGAGTACCGCAAGGTATAAAACAATCGATCATaaagacatggaaatccaaaaGGCAGCTATTAAAAGTTATCATAGGCACTTTTTTGATGCACTGGAGAAGACCATATCCAGGAAGAATGCATCAGCTATAGGTGGTTTAGGAGTGCTGCTTCGCTTGTTTATTAGTTGCATCAGTAAAAACAGGGGACTTTCAGTTGGCAAAGATGGTTATACTTCTGAAAGCTCTTCTAGGAGTTCCTTAGTTTCTGGAAAAAGTCATTGCACTTCTGGTCTGAATGCGGAAACAAGGAAGCTCTCTTTTGACTTTTTTGTACAGATCATGGAATATTTTTTATCAGAATTTAATACTTACTTGCAAGCTGAATTAGAGGATGGTGATATGCTTCTTGATGCTCATTGCAAACTCAGATCTGCCAATAAAATACTTTTTGCATTAATGCATGCAAGAGTCTATGCACGAACAGAGGATATCACTGAGGGGGCGTGTCTTAATTTCCTGCGACTAGTTTATGATAGGATTATATCACTTTCTTCCAAAATTATTAGTATAATACAAACACCATTTGCTTCAGATAAAAGTGAGGTGCTGGTTTTAATAGCAAAGGAGGTTGTTCATGCTGTACATTACTTGTTGGATATTGACTATGATGCTATTGGAGATAATCTTGAAAGGTTATGGAGAACAGTATTTTGTTTTACAGCTTTTAGCTACTCTTTGATGGATGTGCCTGATCAGAATATGCTAACTTCAGAGATACAAAAGCTAGGATGTAAGCTGGTCCACCTTTATAGTGAACTAAGACAG GTGAATACAGCCATTTTTTCACTGTGCAAAGCAGCTAGGGATATGGTATCATTTTCTCCTGACAGAAATATTCAAACATATAAAGCTTCATTTGCTAATCCATTCAGCATGTTTTTATGCTGCCCTGAGTTCAGGCTTTCTATTGGTAGTGCAATCAAGTCTGTACCAGAGGGGCAAGCTAGTGGATGCATTCGTGAGTTAATAGCTGATATTTCAGAATCCTTGGAGTGGATAAAAGCTGCATCTCTGTTTCCTGATAAAACTGaccaaagaaaacaaattccCCATATAAGTGGCTTGCAATGCTTTGATCTACAAATTGAACTGTTGGGAAGAAGTTTATCTGAAGTGTATGCCCTAATTCTTGACTCATTGACAGTCACCACTGGAAATAGCTCTCTTGTCAGCATTTCTGTAAAGGATTTGATGGCACTTATAGGCACTAATTTAAGCAGCCTGGTATCAGAAAAGGTGAATAGTGTTGATGACTTCTTGTCTGTTGTTCTGGGGAGGACCCTTGATAAGGGGACTGGATCAGGAGATTGGGTGATGTCAACACACTGGATTTTAGTCTTCTTCTTTCGTATATATTTATCAAGCCGAAGCTTACAACGACAATCAATCAGCCTGTTGGCCCCAAATATATCAAAAAAGATGTCAGGAAAAATGGGGGATTCCTTTACAGCTTACTCTGGAAGTGAGTGGCTAGAGAGTACTGGTTTGATAGATGAAGGCTATTTTTCTTGGATTATTAAACCTTCAGCTCCTCTTCTTGCTgttataaatattgtttcaGATGTTTATCTTCGAGATGCTGTGACTGATTGCTCTCCCCTTATTTATGTAATGAATGCCATGGCTCTCCAGAGGCTTGTTGATTTAAATCGGCAGATAAGATCCATTGATTATTTGCTTTTGAAGAATGATAATCTCACACATTCCAAGATTGTAGATGATGCTGGTTTGTCATTCTCCTGCAAAGATACCCGTAAATGGAAGATGCTCGTCTCAGATTTAAGGCATGAGGCTGCTAGTCTGACTAAATTCATAATGGGGTATTTAAAATTAGTGGCTAAAAATCAGTTGTACATCCCTTCATCAGACGATGCATCCTCTAAGGATATTTTTCTCCAGCACGCACATAAAATTGAAGCATGGGATCTTGCTATTGGCTCCTTGAATGAGAAGTCAGTGCCATCTGCTGTGTGGTGGATCCTTTGCcaaaatattgatgtttggtgtACTCATGCTAGCAAGAAGTACTTGAAAAAGTTcctgtcaattttagtccatagCTCTATTCCCTGTTTAAGCACTGAGCtgaatgaaaacaaaattcaCATTAAGAGAATGGCAACTACAAGGGAAGTCAATATAAGTCAGATCTCATTGGAAGTATTGGGGAATAGTGTTCTATATGAACAAAGG TTTGTTCGCAGGAATATGACATCAATATTGTGCCAGACTCTAGAGAAGTCTGTGGCGTCACTGTTTTCTAGTTTGGGAGATGCCAATTTAGATTCTCCACCTGACTGGAGAAAGGTTGTGGATGCACTTGAAGATTCTTCAGCTATGGCTCTAAGAGACAAGAATAGGAAGAATACGCATTTGTTGTGGATTGAGGCACTCTCACATTTGTTTAACCTACCAGCTGAACAGTCTGAAAAGAAACTATCCCCTTTTCATAAAATAGAGTTTACTACTTGTCAGACTGTGCTCAATCTTTTGAGTTGGATACCAAAAGGATATCTGAGTTCAAAATCTTTTTCACGTTATGCGACCAGCATTCTCAACCTTGAATG GCTTGTAGTGGGCAGCTTGTTAGGTTGGCCTGACTCACTAACTTCATTTGAATGTTGCGAGCTCCTAAAGCTGTTTGTGTCCTGCCGGAGAGCCTTTAAATATCTACTAATGGCATCATTTGAGGAGAGGGAAGGCTGTCAATCCACCCTTAGTCATGTGCTGTCAGATTTGTCATTTCCTTCCATATGGCTCATGAAGTCATTGGTTACTGTTATTGGGTTTGAAAATGCATTTTCAGAAGATTTTGCTTCTCAGGTGGAACACATGATGTTTTCCTTGATGGATCACACATCAAATGTGTTTTGGACTGTTGCTAAAGATCAGTTTGAATGTGCTATTCTCTCATTGACATCTGCTGAGAAGCATTGTGATGAAAGTCCTACTGCTATTGAACATCAAGACTCTGATCTAGATGAACATCAACCACCTCCCAGTTCCCCTTTTAATGAGGATGCATTGAAAAGTATTGCTGTACTAGCTGAAACCTTGAACGAACACATAAATAGGTCACTTGACTCCTTGAATGGATTTCTCAGTAAAAATAAGGAAGTTCTAGCTGTGTCTCAGGAGTTGAAAAAAGTATCATCCACAATATCCTGCTTCCAGGGCTTTCTGTGGGGCCTTGCTTCTGCATTGAATGATATGGATGCGGAAGATTGCTGTCTAAATACAACATTATCAAGGTTCAAAAGTGAATCTATGTTCAAAATTAAGTCTTGCATTGACAGGTGTACAGATTTCATAAATAATATTGTACATTTGTTGCTACTTGAAGGTGATCAGTTACATCAAAACTTGTCAAATGCCCAAGGTCCTACAACCACATTACCTGCTACTGATATAATGAATGAAGGGATTCAAACTTTTGTGTCAATGAACTCACAGCCTATTGGTGTGAGGGGTGACTCCAACTATTGTGGCTCTGGGAAAATGTCTCCCCAAATAAATACAGATTTAGAGGCTCTATTGGCCAGAGTTGGCACTGAACAAAGATGTGTAAGGAAACCTTTACTGCAGGCTCTTCTGAAGGGAGAAAATGCTGAAGCAGCATTTTGTCTGAGACAGCTGTTCCTTGCTTCCTCAGCTGTCTTGAGACTAAACTTGTGGATCAACCATACTGCTTTATCATGGAGCTTGATTCCTTACTTAATTCAGATTTCAGAATCTTTGCTTTTGGAATTTGCTAGTGATGTTGGGGTAGTGCAACCATTTTCTCTTGTTTGCTTATATGGTGTTGTAAAATTTCTTGAAGAATTAGGAAAATACTTCCCTTTGCTGAATCCTTCATCTTCAAGGAATTTATACATCAAGGTAATAGACTTGCACTTGAGGGCAATAGGAAAATGCATATGTCTACAGGGCAAGGGAGTTACTCTAGCAACAGAAGAGACAGAATCAAGTTCTAAGATGCTGAATTTTCGTGTAGAATTTGATCCAATGGAATCCCACTGGACATACAACTTGGGTGAATTAAAATCTCAATTAAGGGGCTCATTCAGAACTTTTGTTGGAAAAGCATCTGAATTGCATTTATTATCTGTAGTTCAGGCTATTGAGAGAGCAGTAGTTGGGGTGCAGGAAGGCTGCATGGTAAATTATGAAGTATGTACTAGAATTTCAGATGGGGGAATGGTTTCCTCAAATGTTGCTGCTGGCATTGAATGTTTGAATTTGGTTCTTGAATCAGCAACAG GACGCAAGCGCTTAGCCTTGGTTAAAAGGCATATCCAGAGCTTGGTTTCATGTCTAATAAATGTAGTCCTGCACTTGCAAGGCAGGAATGTATTCTGTATGAGTGTTGATTCTAGCGATTGTTTTGCTCATCCAGATTCTGGATATGtcattcttttgtgcattgagGTTCTGATAAAGATTTGTGCCAAGCGTGCCTTTTTTCAACTGGAGAAATGCCATATTGCACAGTTATTGCGTCTTCCTGCTGCAATATTTCAGAATCTTTTTCAGCTTAAAGAATTTCCAAGAGTTTCTACTGTTGGAGTAATTGATGAATCTTCTAGAAGGGACAGCAGCTATGCCATCTATCAACAGTTTCTCTTGAAGCTATATGCTGGTTGTTGCCAACTATTGTGTACTGTTCTTAAGCATCACAAGAG TGAGACTCAGTGCTGCATTGCTCTCCTTGATGATTCAGTTAGCAAACTTCTTCATTGCCTGGAGATGGACACTGATTCCACTgttttgggaagtcattttatAAGGGAAGTACAAGATGGAGTAAAGTGTGCCGGTTTTCTGAGAAGAATTTATGAGGAG GTTAGGCAACAAAAGGATGTTTACAACCGCAACAGCTTTCAGTTCTTGTCTGCATATATATGGGTTTATTGTGGATATGGTCCACAGAAAGCTGGCATAAGAAG GGAAATAGATGAAGCTTTAAGACCTGGTATATTTGCCCTAATTGATATCTGTTCAACagaagatcttcaatatctTCATACCGTATTTGGAG AGGGTCCATGCAGAAGTGTCCTGGCATCTTTGCAACAGGATTACAAGCTGAATTTCCAATATGAAGGGAAGGTGTGA